Proteins from one Streptomyces sp. NBC_00289 genomic window:
- a CDS encoding rhamnogalacturonan lyase B N-terminal domain-containing protein, translating to MSGSVNRPVRRRTFVLGSAAAGSAALAGPLAPTASAAGFGWSDDGSHYVVDTGANLVFKVAKSNGDLTSLVYRGTEYQGYGGKNSHVESGLGSSTVTLAQSGSTILISVTYGTLKHYYAARSGENNVYLWTNKADTSVSATRYIVRVKAGAFLNDEPDSYTYAPTTLEASDVFLKSDGQTRSKHYSKLRVIDYDHLGWSAGGVGLWIVRSNHEKASGGPFYRSLLRHQSADGGGLYEILYYGENQTEAQRFGLQGPYVIAFTDGGAPSSALFPGTLTTPWADSLGISGYVGASGRGKVAGVGITGRDTAYPYTVGLANAAAQYWGSARSSDGWFSIGGVLPGVYTLTVHKGELAVYSTSVTVSAGATTTLNTLAVPSSNDPANASAIWRIGDWNGTPSGFKNAALMTYAHPSDSRAAPWTGNVVIGGGNETSAFPAYIWKDVNSGLLVYFKLTAAQAAAAHTLRIGVTTAYANGRPQVVVNDTWTSAIPSPPTQPSTRSLTVGSYRGNNHTFTYSVPASAWLTDTGQYNVLKINVVSGSGTTSYLSAGTSVDAIDLLA from the coding sequence ATGTCCGGATCCGTGAACCGACCGGTCCGACGCCGTACCTTCGTCCTCGGCTCCGCCGCCGCCGGTTCGGCGGCGCTCGCCGGCCCGCTCGCCCCCACCGCCTCGGCCGCGGGGTTCGGCTGGTCGGACGACGGCTCGCACTACGTCGTCGACACCGGCGCCAACCTCGTCTTCAAGGTCGCCAAGAGCAACGGCGACCTGACCTCCCTGGTCTACCGGGGCACCGAGTACCAGGGCTACGGCGGCAAGAACTCGCACGTCGAGTCGGGCCTCGGCAGCTCCACGGTGACCCTCGCGCAGTCCGGGTCCACGATCCTGATCTCCGTCACGTACGGCACGCTCAAGCACTACTACGCGGCCCGCAGCGGCGAGAACAACGTGTACCTGTGGACCAACAAGGCCGACACCTCGGTCAGCGCGACCCGCTACATCGTGCGGGTCAAGGCGGGAGCGTTCCTCAACGACGAACCCGACTCCTACACGTACGCGCCCACCACCCTCGAAGCCTCGGACGTGTTCCTGAAGTCCGACGGCCAGACCCGCTCGAAGCACTACTCCAAACTCCGCGTCATCGACTACGACCACCTCGGCTGGAGCGCCGGCGGCGTCGGTCTGTGGATCGTGCGCAGCAACCACGAGAAGGCCTCCGGCGGTCCTTTCTACCGCTCGCTGCTGCGCCACCAGAGCGCGGACGGCGGCGGGCTGTACGAGATCCTCTACTACGGCGAGAACCAGACCGAGGCCCAGCGCTTCGGCCTCCAGGGCCCGTACGTCATCGCCTTCACGGACGGCGGCGCGCCCTCCTCCGCGCTGTTCCCCGGCACCCTGACCACCCCGTGGGCGGACTCGCTCGGCATCTCCGGTTACGTCGGCGCGAGCGGCCGGGGCAAGGTGGCCGGCGTCGGCATCACCGGGCGCGACACCGCGTACCCGTACACCGTCGGGCTCGCCAACGCGGCGGCCCAGTACTGGGGTTCCGCGCGGTCCTCGGACGGCTGGTTCTCGATCGGAGGTGTGCTGCCGGGTGTATACACGCTGACGGTCCACAAGGGAGAGTTGGCTGTATACAGTACGTCGGTGACCGTCTCCGCGGGCGCGACGACCACTCTCAACACCCTCGCCGTCCCGTCCTCGAACGACCCGGCCAACGCGAGCGCGATCTGGCGGATCGGCGACTGGAACGGCACGCCGAGCGGCTTCAAGAACGCGGCGCTGATGACGTACGCGCATCCCTCGGACAGCAGGGCCGCCCCCTGGACCGGCAACGTCGTGATCGGCGGCGGAAACGAGACCTCGGCCTTCCCGGCGTACATCTGGAAGGACGTCAACAGCGGTCTGCTGGTGTACTTCAAACTGACCGCGGCGCAGGCCGCCGCCGCGCACACACTCAGGATCGGGGTGACGACGGCCTACGCCAATGGCCGGCCGCAGGTCGTCGTCAACGACACCTGGACCTCGGCCATCCCCTCGCCACCCACCCAGCCGAGCACCCGGTCTCTGACCGTGGGCTCCTACCGGGGCAACAACCACACGTTCACCTACAGCGTGCCGGCCAGTGCCTGGCTCACGGACACCGGCCAGTACAACGTGCTGAAGATCAACGTGGTGAGCGGTTCGGGGACGACCTCCTATCTCAGCGCGGGCACGTCGGTCGACGCGATCGACCTGCTGGCCTGA